A part of Citrifermentans bremense genomic DNA contains:
- the hypD gene encoding hydrogenase formation protein HypD: protein MNYLDSFRDKELVQGLARRIAELVRGREKPLVFMEVCGTHTMAIYQYGLRSLLPPEVKLISGPGCPVCVTPNGYLDRAIALSRLPDVIITTFGDMLRVPGSTSSLMVERAKGADIRVVYSPLDAVRIAAANPAKRVVFLGVGFETTAPTVAGSILAAKAQGLSNYFVLASHKTMPQPMAILSADPDLSVDGYICPAHVSAIIGADAYRFLCTEYQVPCVVTGFEPTDVMQGVEMLARQALQGESRVEIQYSRVVSREGNAKAQGVLAEVFTPFDAPWRGIGVLPGSGLRIADAYSEFDAELAIPVQVEELKEHQGCLCGEILKGKVAPGDCPLFGGKCTPESPVGACMVSSEGTCAAAFKYGR from the coding sequence ATGAACTACCTGGACAGTTTTCGCGACAAGGAGCTGGTGCAGGGGCTCGCGCGGCGCATCGCCGAGCTTGTCCGCGGGCGGGAGAAGCCTCTGGTGTTCATGGAGGTCTGCGGCACGCATACCATGGCGATCTACCAGTACGGCTTGAGGAGCCTGCTGCCGCCGGAGGTGAAGCTCATCTCCGGGCCCGGCTGCCCCGTCTGCGTCACCCCCAACGGCTACCTGGACCGGGCCATCGCCCTGAGCCGGCTACCTGACGTCATCATCACCACCTTCGGCGACATGCTACGGGTCCCAGGGTCCACTTCCTCGCTGATGGTGGAGCGCGCCAAGGGTGCTGATATCCGTGTCGTCTATTCGCCGCTGGACGCGGTGCGGATTGCCGCTGCCAACCCGGCGAAACGTGTGGTCTTTCTGGGGGTGGGGTTCGAGACCACAGCGCCCACCGTTGCGGGGAGCATCCTCGCCGCCAAGGCGCAAGGGCTCTCCAACTACTTCGTGCTCGCCTCGCACAAGACCATGCCGCAGCCGATGGCGATCCTGTCGGCCGACCCCGATCTCTCGGTGGACGGCTACATCTGTCCGGCCCACGTCAGCGCCATCATCGGGGCTGACGCCTACCGCTTCCTCTGCACCGAGTACCAAGTCCCCTGCGTGGTCACGGGGTTCGAGCCGACCGACGTGATGCAGGGGGTGGAGATGCTGGCGCGCCAGGCGCTGCAAGGGGAGAGCCGGGTGGAGATCCAGTATTCCCGAGTGGTCAGCCGGGAGGGAAACGCCAAGGCGCAGGGCGTGCTGGCGGAGGTGTTCACCCCCTTCGACGCGCCGTGGCGCGGCATCGGCGTCCTCCCCGGAAGCGGTCTCAGGATCGCCGACGCCTACAGTGAGTTCGACGCCGAGCTTGCCATCCCGGTGCAGGTGGAGGAGTTGAAGGAGCACCAGGGTTGCCTTTGCGGGGAGATCCTCAAGGGTAAGGTGGCGCCCGGGGACTGCCCGCTCTTCGGCGGCAAGTGCACCCCCGAGTCGCCGGTAGGCGCCTGCATGGTCTCATCCGAGGGGACCTGCGCCGCCGCCTTCAAGTACGGACGCTAA
- the hypB gene encoding hydrogenase nickel incorporation protein HypB yields MCVDCGCGPADGKHAHDHDHEHDHEHHHGHDHHHGHDHDHGHSRDHGHKHHHHHHDQAQPARKVVIETDVLAKNNRMAQGNRALFRDKGLFVLNLVSSPGSGKTTILERTLKDLAGSCRPAVIEGDQQTDNDAVRIAATGVPVKQVNTGAGCHLDAHMVLHAVEHFDLDRLDLLLIENVGNLVCPASFDLGEHHKVVVLSVTEGEDKPLKYPQMFHAADVMLLNKVDLLPYLDFDVEACKEMARRVSPQIRIFEVSSKTGAGMDAWYGWLKEQMEQAAGGSPGA; encoded by the coding sequence ATGTGTGTAGACTGCGGGTGCGGCCCGGCTGACGGCAAACACGCCCATGACCATGATCATGAGCACGACCACGAGCACCACCACGGCCATGACCACCACCATGGGCACGACCATGACCACGGCCACAGCCGTGATCACGGGCACAAGCACCATCATCACCACCATGACCAGGCGCAGCCCGCCAGGAAAGTGGTGATAGAGACCGATGTCCTCGCCAAGAACAACCGCATGGCGCAGGGGAACCGGGCGCTCTTCCGCGACAAGGGGCTCTTCGTGCTGAATCTGGTCAGCTCTCCCGGGTCCGGCAAGACAACCATCCTGGAGCGGACCCTGAAGGATCTCGCCGGCTCCTGCCGCCCCGCGGTGATCGAAGGGGACCAGCAGACGGACAACGACGCGGTGAGGATCGCCGCTACCGGGGTCCCGGTAAAGCAGGTGAATACGGGGGCTGGCTGCCACCTCGACGCGCACATGGTACTGCACGCCGTGGAGCACTTCGACCTGGACCGCCTGGACCTCTTGCTGATCGAGAACGTCGGCAACCTGGTCTGCCCCGCTTCCTTCGATCTGGGCGAGCACCACAAGGTGGTGGTGTTGAGCGTGACCGAAGGTGAGGACAAGCCGCTCAAGTACCCTCAGATGTTCCATGCGGCGGACGTGATGCTCCTCAACAAGGTCGATCTCCTTCCTTATCTCGATTTCGACGTCGAGGCGTGCAAGGAGATGGCGCGGCGGGTGTCGCCCCAGATCAGGATCTTCGAGGTCTCCAGCAAGACCGGGGCCGGGATGGACGCCTGGTACGGTTGGCTGAAAGAACAGATGGAGCAGGCAGCCGGGGGCTCCCCTGGAGCGTGA
- a CDS encoding HypC/HybG/HupF family hydrogenase formation chaperone, whose product MCVGVPMQVISIEGDQALTEVDGVKREASLMLLDQEVKVGDFVIVHAGFAISKLDEEDAKATLELMREAFAPELMG is encoded by the coding sequence ATGTGTGTCGGTGTACCCATGCAGGTGATCAGTATCGAAGGCGACCAGGCGCTCACCGAGGTCGACGGGGTAAAGCGCGAGGCGAGCCTCATGCTGCTGGACCAGGAGGTCAAGGTGGGTGATTTCGTCATCGTCCATGCCGGCTTCGCCATCTCGAAGCTGGACGAGGAGGACGCGAAAGCCACCTTGGAGCTGATGCGGGAGGCTTTCGCGCCGGAGCTCATGGGATGA
- a CDS encoding HyaD/HybD family hydrogenase maturation endopeptidase → MQVLIYGAGNLILSDEGFGVHFVRHMEETYRIPENVELYDGGTLGIMVHFKFEEADRVILVDVVQAEGEPGDIFRYEREDIMLKNIPVKMSPHQIGLQEMLLISEMRDAPKPDLTFFGIVAGSLEPGDQLTPPLQAGLEKVAQLVIEELDKVGIQIERK, encoded by the coding sequence ATGCAGGTTCTTATCTACGGCGCCGGGAACCTCATCCTTTCCGATGAGGGGTTCGGCGTCCATTTCGTCAGGCATATGGAAGAGACGTACCGGATACCGGAGAACGTCGAACTCTACGACGGCGGCACCCTGGGGATCATGGTGCACTTCAAGTTCGAGGAGGCCGACAGGGTCATCCTGGTGGACGTGGTCCAGGCGGAGGGTGAGCCGGGCGACATCTTCCGCTACGAACGCGAAGACATCATGCTGAAGAACATCCCGGTGAAGATGTCCCCGCACCAGATCGGCCTCCAGGAGATGCTGCTGATCTCCGAGATGCGCGACGCGCCGAAGCCGGATCTCACCTTCTTTGGCATCGTCGCCGGCTCGCTGGAGCCCGGCGACCAGCTCACCCCGCCGCTCCAGGCTGGGCTGGAGAAGGTAGCTCAGCTGGTGATCGAGGAGCTGGACAAAGTAGGAATACAGATCGAGCGCAAATAG
- the hypF gene encoding carbamoyltransferase HypF, with product MQSETVRAAIEIGGIVQGVGFRPFVYRLALRLGLSGWVRNTGQGVEIEVEGEALQLDEFRRAVRDEAPPLAVICQLRAQPVPATGGKGFAILESARSAAGGEVSPDCDVCDDCLAELFDPDNRRYGYPFINCTNCGPRYSIITGIPYDRPATTMAGFAMCDDCLAEYHDPGNRRFHAQPNACPVCGPCLTLMEPSGAKVSGDALKRTLEALSQGKIVAVKGVGGYHLAVDATNQAALERLRQRKRRDEKPFAMLAADLGAVSRHAHCSELEGRLLLGVERPIVLMRKLAGTSINELVAPGNGWFGFMLPGNPLQHLLARGFDAPLVMTSCNLSDEPIAYRDAEALEMLSGIADLFLTHHREIHTRTDDSVLRLYRGEPLFLRRSRGYVPRAVQLPTEQPSVLAVGGELKATLCLTRGDRAFMSQHIGDLKNAATLASLEQSASDLQRLLEITPALVAHDLHPDYLSTGYAAALGLPAVAVQHHHAHMASCMAENGLEGDVIGVILDGTGYGADGTIWGGEFLVGGYRAFQRRGHFAQMRMPGGDAAVKEPYRMALSALYSLHGDRLFDQPLPVVSEVALADRPLFLKMLEKGINSPLTSSCGRLFDAVSALIGVRRRISYEGQAAIELEALAEQGGEVEPYPYRVLEEWGQVLDFAPAVAAICADLAGGRSRADIARAFHRTVARGVLEVCRRLKQETGYVRVVLSGGVFQNRLLTEEVADLLADEGFQVYCHRLVPPNDGGLALGQAAIAGAMQARG from the coding sequence GTGCAGAGCGAAACGGTGCGTGCCGCCATCGAGATCGGCGGCATAGTGCAGGGGGTGGGTTTCCGCCCCTTCGTCTACCGGCTCGCCCTTCGCCTCGGCCTCTCCGGGTGGGTGCGCAACACAGGGCAGGGGGTAGAGATAGAGGTCGAGGGGGAAGCCCTGCAACTCGACGAGTTCCGCCGCGCCGTGCGCGACGAGGCGCCCCCTTTGGCGGTGATCTGCCAGCTGCGCGCGCAGCCGGTCCCAGCCACAGGGGGAAAAGGGTTCGCCATCCTGGAGAGCGCCAGGAGCGCCGCCGGGGGCGAGGTCTCCCCTGATTGCGACGTCTGCGACGACTGCCTCGCCGAACTCTTCGACCCCGATAACCGCCGCTACGGCTACCCGTTCATCAACTGCACCAACTGCGGCCCGCGCTACTCCATCATCACAGGCATCCCCTACGACCGCCCCGCCACCACCATGGCAGGCTTCGCCATGTGCGACGACTGTCTCGCCGAATACCACGATCCCGGCAACCGGCGCTTCCACGCGCAGCCCAACGCCTGCCCGGTCTGCGGCCCGTGCCTGACCCTCATGGAGCCAAGCGGCGCCAAGGTCAGTGGAGATGCGCTTAAACGGACGCTGGAGGCGCTTTCCCAAGGGAAGATCGTCGCGGTGAAAGGGGTAGGCGGATACCACCTCGCGGTGGACGCGACCAACCAGGCGGCGCTGGAGAGGCTCAGGCAGCGCAAAAGGCGCGATGAAAAGCCCTTTGCAATGCTGGCCGCCGACCTAGGCGCGGTGAGCCGCCACGCCCACTGCTCAGAACTGGAAGGACGGCTGCTGCTCGGGGTGGAGCGCCCCATCGTGCTGATGAGGAAGCTTGCCGGCACGTCCATCAACGAACTCGTCGCACCGGGCAACGGCTGGTTCGGGTTCATGCTGCCTGGAAACCCGCTGCAGCACCTGCTGGCCAGAGGCTTCGACGCCCCCTTGGTGATGACCAGCTGCAACCTCTCAGACGAGCCGATCGCCTACCGGGACGCAGAGGCCCTTGAGATGCTTTCCGGCATTGCGGACCTTTTCCTCACCCACCACCGGGAGATCCATACCCGCACCGACGACTCCGTGCTCCGCCTCTACCGGGGCGAGCCGCTTTTCCTGCGCCGCTCGCGCGGCTACGTGCCGCGCGCCGTGCAACTGCCGACCGAGCAGCCAAGCGTTCTGGCAGTTGGGGGCGAACTGAAAGCGACGCTTTGCCTCACCCGCGGGGACCGCGCGTTCATGAGCCAGCATATCGGCGATCTCAAGAACGCGGCGACCTTGGCATCGCTGGAGCAGAGCGCGTCGGATTTGCAGCGCCTGCTGGAGATTACTCCTGCGCTGGTGGCCCATGACCTGCACCCGGACTACCTCTCCACCGGCTACGCCGCTGCTCTCGGGCTTCCGGCCGTGGCGGTGCAGCACCACCACGCCCACATGGCCTCCTGTATGGCGGAGAACGGGCTGGAGGGGGACGTCATCGGTGTCATCCTGGACGGGACCGGCTACGGGGCCGACGGCACCATCTGGGGAGGTGAGTTCCTCGTGGGGGGGTATCGCGCCTTCCAAAGGCGTGGGCACTTCGCCCAGATGAGGATGCCGGGGGGGGACGCCGCCGTAAAGGAGCCGTACCGCATGGCGCTCTCGGCGCTTTACTCCCTGCACGGCGACCGTCTTTTCGATCAGCCGCTGCCGGTTGTCTCCGAGGTGGCGCTGGCCGACCGGCCGCTTTTCCTGAAGATGCTGGAGAAGGGGATCAACTCCCCGCTCACCTCGAGCTGCGGCCGGCTCTTCGATGCGGTCTCCGCCCTCATCGGTGTGCGCCGCCGCATCAGCTACGAGGGTCAGGCGGCCATAGAGCTTGAGGCCCTGGCCGAACAGGGGGGGGAGGTGGAGCCTTACCCGTACCGGGTTTTGGAAGAGTGGGGGCAGGTACTTGATTTCGCACCCGCCGTTGCCGCCATCTGCGCCGACCTTGCCGGTGGGAGGAGCCGCGCCGACATCGCGCGCGCTTTTCACCGCACCGTTGCCCGCGGCGTCCTTGAGGTCTGCCGGAGGCTTAAGCAGGAGACCGGCTACGTGAGGGTGGTGCTCTCCGGCGGGGTATTCCAGAACCGGCTCCTGACCGAAGAGGTGGCGGACCTGCTGGCAGACGAAGGCTTCCAGGTCTACTGTCACCGTCTGGTCCCCCCGAACGACGGGGGGCTCGCTCTCGGGCAGGCGGCGATAGCAGGGGCGATGCAGGCGCGGGGCTAG
- a CDS encoding twin-arginine translocase TatA/TatE family subunit, protein MFGFGLPELCIVAAILLVVAGPSKLPQFGQALGSSIRGFKKALNSDDSVKIEEKR, encoded by the coding sequence ATGTTCGGATTCGGGTTACCGGAACTTTGCATCGTGGCGGCGATACTGCTGGTCGTCGCAGGACCGTCGAAACTGCCGCAGTTCGGCCAGGCGCTCGGGAGCAGCATCAGGGGATTCAAGAAAGCCCTGAACAGTGACGATAGCGTGAAGATAGAAGAAAAGAGGTAA